The Macaca thibetana thibetana isolate TM-01 chromosome 11, ASM2454274v1, whole genome shotgun sequence genome window below encodes:
- the GPR162 gene encoding probable G-protein coupled receptor 162 isoform X1 — protein sequence MARGGARAEEASLHSNALSWLACGLLALLANAWIILSISAKQQKHKPLELLLCFLAGTHILMAAVPLTTFAVVQLRRQASSDYDWNESICKVFVSTYYTLALATCFTVASLSYHRMWMVRWPVNYRLSNAKKQALHAVVGIWMVSFILSTLPSIGWHNNGERYYARGCQFIVSKIGLGFGVCFSLLLLGGIVMGLVCVAITFYQTLWARPRRARQARRVGGGGGTKAGGPGGLGTRPAFEVPAIVVEDARGKRRSSLDGSESAKTSLQVTNLVSAIVFLYDSLTGVPILVVSFFSLKSDSAPPWMVLAVLWCSMAQTLLLPSFIWSCERYRADVRTVWEQCVAIMSEEDGDDDGGCDDYAEGRVCKVRFDANGATGPGSRDPAQVKLLPGRHMLFPPLERVHYLQVPLSRRLSHDETNIFSTPREPGSFLHKWSSSDDIRVLPAQSRALGGPPEYLGQRHRLEDEADEEEAEGGGGLASLRQFLESGVLGSGGGPPRGPGFFREEITTFIDETPLPSPTASPGHSPRRPRPLGLSPRRLSLGSPESRAVGLPLGLSAGRRCSLTGAEESARAWGGSWGPGNPIFPQLTL from the exons ATGGCTCGGGGCGGGGCCAGGGCAGAGGAGGCCTCCCTGCACTCCAATGCATTGTCCTGGCTGGCCTGTGGGCTCCTGGCGCTGCTGGCCAATGCCTGGATCATCCTCAGCATCTCGGCCAAGCAGCAGAAGCACAAGCCACTGGAGCTGCTGCTGTGCTTCCTAGCGGGCACACACATACTCATGGCAGCTGTGCCCCTCACCACCTTTGCTGTGGTACAGTTGCGGCGTCAGGCTTCCTCCGACTATGACTGGAACGAGAGTATCTGCAAGGTCTTCGTGTCCACCTACTACACCCTGGCCCTGGCCACCTGCTTCACGGTCGCCTCGCTCTCCTACCATCGCATGTGGATGGTGCGCTGGCCAGTCAACTACCGCCTCAGCAACGCCAAGAAGCAGGCGCTGCATGCCGTCGTGGGCATCTGGATGGTCAGCTTCATCCTCTCCACACTGCCCTCCATTGGCTGGCACAACAACGGCGAGCGCTACTATGCCCGCGGCTGCCAGTTCATAGTCTCCAAGATCGGCCTCGGCTTTGGTGTTTGCTTCAGCCTCTTGCTACTTGGGGGCATTGTCATGGGGCTGGTCTGTGTGGCCATCACCTTCTACCAGACACTGTGGGCCCGGCCCAGGAGGGCTCGGCAGGCCCGGAGAGTGGGGGGCGGTGGGGGGACCAAAGCGGGTGGGCCAGGGGGCTTGGGTACCCGGCCAGCTTTTGAGGTGCCAGCCATTGTGGTGGAGGATGCCCGAGGGAAGCGGCGGTCCTCGCTGGATGGCTCGGAGTCTGCCAAGACATCCCTGCAGGTCACCAACTTGGTCAGCGCCATCGTCTTTCTCTATGACTCACTCACAGGGGTGCCCATCTTG GTGGTGAGCTTTTTCTCTCTCAAGTCGGACTCGGCGCCCCCCTGGATGGTGCTGGCTGTGCTGTGGTGCTCCATGGCACAGACGCTGCTGCTGCCCTCCTTCATCTGGTCCTGCGAGCGCTACCGCGCCGACGTGCGCACAGTGTGGGAGCAATGCGTGGCCATCATGTCTGAGGAGGATGGAGATGACG ATGGGGGCTGTGATGACTATGCAGAGGGCAGAGTTTGCAAAGTTCGCTTTGATGCCAATGGAGCTACAGGACCAGGGAGCCGGGACCCCGCCCAGGTGAAGCTGCTGCCTGGAAGGCACATGCTCTTCCCTCCTCTTGAGAGAGTCCACTACTTACAG GTCCCCCTATCCCGGCGTCTGTCCCATGATGAGACAAACATCTTCTCTACCCCTCGGGAACCAGGCTCCTTCCTGCACAAGTGGTCATCCTCTGATGACATCCGGGTCCTCCCAGCCCAAAGCCGGGCCCTCGGGGgtcctcctgagtacctgggacaaAGACACAGGTTGGAGGATGAGGCGGACGAGGAGGAGGCTGAAGGTGGTGGGGGGCTGGCCAGCCTTCGCCAATTCTTGGAGAGTGGGGTTCTGGGGTCAGGTGGGGGACCCCCACGGGGCCCTGGCTTCTTCCGGGAGGAGATCACCACCTTCATCGATGAGACACCTCTGCCTTCTCCGACTGCCTCACCAGGGCACTCTCCTCGTCGGCCCCGGCCACTGGGCCTCTCACCCCGCCGACTCTCCCTTGGGTCCCCTGAGAGCAGAGCCGTTGGACTTCCTTTGGGACTAAGTGCAGGGAGACGCTGCTCCCTGACGGGGGCCGAAGAAAGTGCAAGGGCTTGGGGAGGATCCTGGGGCCCAGGCAACCCTATCTTTCCCCAGCTGACCCTGTGA
- the GPR162 gene encoding probable G-protein coupled receptor 162 isoform X2: MLSTGLRRQASSDYDWNESICKVFVSTYYTLALATCFTVASLSYHRMWMVRWPVNYRLSNAKKQALHAVVGIWMVSFILSTLPSIGWHNNGERYYARGCQFIVSKIGLGFGVCFSLLLLGGIVMGLVCVAITFYQTLWARPRRARQARRVGGGGGTKAGGPGGLGTRPAFEVPAIVVEDARGKRRSSLDGSESAKTSLQVTNLVSAIVFLYDSLTGVPILVVSFFSLKSDSAPPWMVLAVLWCSMAQTLLLPSFIWSCERYRADVRTVWEQCVAIMSEEDGDDDGGCDDYAEGRVCKVRFDANGATGPGSRDPAQVKLLPGRHMLFPPLERVHYLQVPLSRRLSHDETNIFSTPREPGSFLHKWSSSDDIRVLPAQSRALGGPPEYLGQRHRLEDEADEEEAEGGGGLASLRQFLESGVLGSGGGPPRGPGFFREEITTFIDETPLPSPTASPGHSPRRPRPLGLSPRRLSLGSPESRAVGLPLGLSAGRRCSLTGAEESARAWGGSWGPGNPIFPQLTL, encoded by the exons ATGCTGAGCACTGGG TTGCGGCGTCAGGCTTCCTCCGACTATGACTGGAACGAGAGTATCTGCAAGGTCTTCGTGTCCACCTACTACACCCTGGCCCTGGCCACCTGCTTCACGGTCGCCTCGCTCTCCTACCATCGCATGTGGATGGTGCGCTGGCCAGTCAACTACCGCCTCAGCAACGCCAAGAAGCAGGCGCTGCATGCCGTCGTGGGCATCTGGATGGTCAGCTTCATCCTCTCCACACTGCCCTCCATTGGCTGGCACAACAACGGCGAGCGCTACTATGCCCGCGGCTGCCAGTTCATAGTCTCCAAGATCGGCCTCGGCTTTGGTGTTTGCTTCAGCCTCTTGCTACTTGGGGGCATTGTCATGGGGCTGGTCTGTGTGGCCATCACCTTCTACCAGACACTGTGGGCCCGGCCCAGGAGGGCTCGGCAGGCCCGGAGAGTGGGGGGCGGTGGGGGGACCAAAGCGGGTGGGCCAGGGGGCTTGGGTACCCGGCCAGCTTTTGAGGTGCCAGCCATTGTGGTGGAGGATGCCCGAGGGAAGCGGCGGTCCTCGCTGGATGGCTCGGAGTCTGCCAAGACATCCCTGCAGGTCACCAACTTGGTCAGCGCCATCGTCTTTCTCTATGACTCACTCACAGGGGTGCCCATCTTG GTGGTGAGCTTTTTCTCTCTCAAGTCGGACTCGGCGCCCCCCTGGATGGTGCTGGCTGTGCTGTGGTGCTCCATGGCACAGACGCTGCTGCTGCCCTCCTTCATCTGGTCCTGCGAGCGCTACCGCGCCGACGTGCGCACAGTGTGGGAGCAATGCGTGGCCATCATGTCTGAGGAGGATGGAGATGACG ATGGGGGCTGTGATGACTATGCAGAGGGCAGAGTTTGCAAAGTTCGCTTTGATGCCAATGGAGCTACAGGACCAGGGAGCCGGGACCCCGCCCAGGTGAAGCTGCTGCCTGGAAGGCACATGCTCTTCCCTCCTCTTGAGAGAGTCCACTACTTACAG GTCCCCCTATCCCGGCGTCTGTCCCATGATGAGACAAACATCTTCTCTACCCCTCGGGAACCAGGCTCCTTCCTGCACAAGTGGTCATCCTCTGATGACATCCGGGTCCTCCCAGCCCAAAGCCGGGCCCTCGGGGgtcctcctgagtacctgggacaaAGACACAGGTTGGAGGATGAGGCGGACGAGGAGGAGGCTGAAGGTGGTGGGGGGCTGGCCAGCCTTCGCCAATTCTTGGAGAGTGGGGTTCTGGGGTCAGGTGGGGGACCCCCACGGGGCCCTGGCTTCTTCCGGGAGGAGATCACCACCTTCATCGATGAGACACCTCTGCCTTCTCCGACTGCCTCACCAGGGCACTCTCCTCGTCGGCCCCGGCCACTGGGCCTCTCACCCCGCCGACTCTCCCTTGGGTCCCCTGAGAGCAGAGCCGTTGGACTTCCTTTGGGACTAAGTGCAGGGAGACGCTGCTCCCTGACGGGGGCCGAAGAAAGTGCAAGGGCTTGGGGAGGATCCTGGGGCCCAGGCAACCCTATCTTTCCCCAGCTGACCCTGTGA
- the GPR162 gene encoding probable G-protein coupled receptor 162 isoform X3, giving the protein MLSTGVVSFFSLKSDSAPPWMVLAVLWCSMAQTLLLPSFIWSCERYRADVRTVWEQCVAIMSEEDGDDDGGCDDYAEGRVCKVRFDANGATGPGSRDPAQVKLLPGRHMLFPPLERVHYLQVPLSRRLSHDETNIFSTPREPGSFLHKWSSSDDIRVLPAQSRALGGPPEYLGQRHRLEDEADEEEAEGGGGLASLRQFLESGVLGSGGGPPRGPGFFREEITTFIDETPLPSPTASPGHSPRRPRPLGLSPRRLSLGSPESRAVGLPLGLSAGRRCSLTGAEESARAWGGSWGPGNPIFPQLTL; this is encoded by the exons ATGCTGAGCACTGGG GTGGTGAGCTTTTTCTCTCTCAAGTCGGACTCGGCGCCCCCCTGGATGGTGCTGGCTGTGCTGTGGTGCTCCATGGCACAGACGCTGCTGCTGCCCTCCTTCATCTGGTCCTGCGAGCGCTACCGCGCCGACGTGCGCACAGTGTGGGAGCAATGCGTGGCCATCATGTCTGAGGAGGATGGAGATGACG ATGGGGGCTGTGATGACTATGCAGAGGGCAGAGTTTGCAAAGTTCGCTTTGATGCCAATGGAGCTACAGGACCAGGGAGCCGGGACCCCGCCCAGGTGAAGCTGCTGCCTGGAAGGCACATGCTCTTCCCTCCTCTTGAGAGAGTCCACTACTTACAG GTCCCCCTATCCCGGCGTCTGTCCCATGATGAGACAAACATCTTCTCTACCCCTCGGGAACCAGGCTCCTTCCTGCACAAGTGGTCATCCTCTGATGACATCCGGGTCCTCCCAGCCCAAAGCCGGGCCCTCGGGGgtcctcctgagtacctgggacaaAGACACAGGTTGGAGGATGAGGCGGACGAGGAGGAGGCTGAAGGTGGTGGGGGGCTGGCCAGCCTTCGCCAATTCTTGGAGAGTGGGGTTCTGGGGTCAGGTGGGGGACCCCCACGGGGCCCTGGCTTCTTCCGGGAGGAGATCACCACCTTCATCGATGAGACACCTCTGCCTTCTCCGACTGCCTCACCAGGGCACTCTCCTCGTCGGCCCCGGCCACTGGGCCTCTCACCCCGCCGACTCTCCCTTGGGTCCCCTGAGAGCAGAGCCGTTGGACTTCCTTTGGGACTAAGTGCAGGGAGACGCTGCTCCCTGACGGGGGCCGAAGAAAGTGCAAGGGCTTGGGGAGGATCCTGGGGCCCAGGCAACCCTATCTTTCCCCAGCTGACCCTGTGA